In Deinococcus sp. QL22, the following are encoded in one genomic region:
- the aspS gene encoding aspartate--tRNA(Asn) ligase, whose amino-acid sequence MTTEPAQSTAAPARLPRTLTRNLSQFDGQTVRLQGFVHARRDLGGVQFVVLRDVSGITQCVGSGLSLPLPESSVEVVGKVKAHPKAPGGFEVQVETFTVITAAVEASPLEIPKMEWNVNPETMLDYRYVSVRGLRERAALKVQAELVFAFHSHLREQGFTEISTPKIVSAGAEGGANLFKLDYFGEQAYLAQSPQLYKQIMVGVFERVYEVAPVYRAEEHATSRHLNEYLSLDVEMGFIDSEEDVMNLENGVLAAMMERLKVTCAAEFALLGATIPEVPVHIPRIPLMEARALVTEKYGHAVGGKDLDPEAERLLCQHYAETEGSDFVFVTKYPRAARPFYAHAEINADGSLSPDITRGFDLLFRGIEITSGGQRIHDHAMLMDSIRAYKMNPDAMTGYSEVFKFGMPPHGGFAIGAERLTAKLLGISNVRYARAFPRDRNRLTP is encoded by the coding sequence ATGACCACCGAACCCGCCCAATCCACTGCCGCCCCCGCCCGTCTGCCCCGCACCCTCACCCGCAACCTGTCTCAATTTGACGGTCAGACTGTGCGCCTGCAAGGGTTTGTGCATGCCCGCCGCGACCTCGGCGGCGTGCAATTCGTGGTGCTGCGCGACGTGTCGGGCATTACGCAGTGCGTGGGCAGCGGCCTGAGCCTGCCTCTGCCCGAAAGTTCGGTGGAGGTGGTGGGCAAGGTGAAGGCGCACCCTAAAGCCCCTGGCGGGTTCGAGGTGCAGGTGGAAACGTTTACGGTGATCACGGCTGCCGTAGAGGCCTCGCCGCTGGAAATTCCCAAGATGGAATGGAACGTGAACCCCGAAACGATGCTGGATTACCGCTACGTCTCGGTGCGTGGGCTGCGCGAGCGGGCCGCGCTGAAGGTGCAGGCGGAATTGGTCTTTGCCTTCCACAGCCACCTGCGCGAACAGGGCTTTACTGAGATCAGCACGCCCAAAATCGTGTCGGCGGGAGCAGAAGGCGGCGCGAACCTGTTTAAGCTGGACTACTTTGGCGAGCAGGCATATCTGGCCCAGAGCCCGCAGCTTTACAAGCAGATCATGGTGGGCGTCTTCGAACGCGTGTATGAGGTGGCCCCCGTGTACCGCGCCGAAGAACATGCCACCAGTCGCCATCTCAACGAGTACCTCAGTCTCGACGTCGAAATGGGATTCATCGACTCTGAAGAAGACGTAATGAACCTGGAAAACGGCGTACTGGCCGCCATGATGGAGCGCCTGAAGGTCACCTGTGCCGCCGAATTCGCGCTGCTGGGAGCCACCATTCCCGAAGTACCCGTCCACATTCCGCGCATTCCCCTGATGGAAGCCCGCGCCCTCGTCACCGAAAAGTACGGCCATGCTGTCGGCGGCAAAGACCTCGACCCCGAAGCCGAGCGCCTGCTGTGCCAGCATTACGCCGAAACGGAAGGCAGCGATTTTGTGTTCGTGACCAAGTATCCCCGCGCCGCCCGGCCCTTTTACGCGCACGCCGAGATCAACGCCGATGGCAGCCTCAGCCCTGACATCACACGCGGTTTCGACTTGCTGTTCCGGGGAATAGAAATCACGTCGGGCGGGCAGCGTATTCACGATCACGCCATGCTGATGGACTCTATTCGCGCCTACAAAATGAACCCCGATGCCATGACCGGCTACTCGGAAGTGTTCAAGTTCGGCATGCCCCCACACGGCGGCTTTGCCATCGGAGCCGAGCGCCTGACCGCCAAACTGCTGGGCATCAGTAACGTGCGCTATGCCCGCGCCTTCCCCCGCGACCGCAACCGCCTGACGCCCTAA
- a CDS encoding TetR/AcrR family transcriptional regulator — translation MTRTRNPELTRITLLDAAATVLQEVGAGLSLDAVAKEAGVSKGGLLHHFPSREALLNALALRLLEKFRGRVAAALEAEITAHGQQPGAWARAYIAVSFDPSAEEEAIYAVMQTLAVQPDVLAAWKATEAELMAAAEADGLPLGRAHAIRLACDGLCLSHAPAAYLTAVQEELIRWTR, via the coding sequence ATGACCCGGACACGCAACCCCGAACTAACCCGCATCACCCTGCTCGACGCCGCCGCCACCGTCCTTCAAGAAGTTGGGGCAGGCCTTTCGCTGGACGCCGTGGCAAAGGAAGCAGGCGTCAGCAAAGGCGGGCTGCTGCATCATTTTCCATCGCGTGAGGCATTGCTGAATGCGCTGGCACTGAGGCTCTTAGAGAAGTTTCGGGGGCGGGTGGCAGCGGCGCTGGAGGCAGAAATCACGGCGCACGGGCAACAGCCGGGAGCGTGGGCACGGGCCTACATCGCCGTCAGCTTTGACCCCAGCGCCGAGGAAGAAGCCATTTACGCGGTGATGCAGACGCTGGCCGTGCAACCGGATGTATTGGCCGCGTGGAAGGCCACCGAAGCCGAGCTGATGGCCGCCGCCGAAGCCGATGGCCTGCCACTGGGTCGCGCCCACGCCATCCGGTTGGCCTGCGACGGCCTGTGCCTGAGCCACGCGCCCGCCGCTTACCTCACCGCTGTGCAAGAGGAGTTGATTCGGTGGACACGCTGA
- a CDS encoding MFS transporter — MDTLNPAAQHPDPGPGWQRRFWAIFGGQALSMIGSALTQFVLLWWITDTTGSTSALATAGMAALLPQALLGPLGGTFADRYSRRLIMIVADTVSALCMLVLIFLFATGRIELWHVYTMMFVRSSMQAFQGPASAASSSMLVPGDFLPRAAGLNQSLMGIMTVAAAPLGALAISVMPLQGALLIDVFTALLGIVPLLIYKIPQIRTPKDQRLGVWKEFREGVSLVWNHPGLRRLYALLAVVVLAIMPTFTLTPLLVKEYFGGGAGQVALMEGLSGIGMIVGGLLVAALNPKRRIATVLIAFALSCLTVAFTALAPADAFWLAIVWWVISGATFVYGNAPMTAALQTIIPNQLQGRALSLLSTVMGLAAPVGLALVGPLGSAIGVRWVFVVAGVLATLASLAGFLSPALMRLESTPLDGGKGAGTGDMVSGDD, encoded by the coding sequence GTGGACACGCTGAATCCTGCCGCACAGCACCCAGACCCCGGCCCCGGCTGGCAGCGGCGATTCTGGGCCATTTTTGGCGGTCAGGCCCTTTCCATGATCGGCTCGGCCCTGACCCAATTCGTGCTGCTGTGGTGGATCACCGATACCACCGGCAGCACCTCGGCCCTAGCGACGGCAGGCATGGCCGCGCTGCTGCCGCAAGCCCTGCTGGGGCCACTCGGCGGCACCTTTGCAGACCGCTACAGCCGCCGCCTGATCATGATCGTGGCCGATACCGTCAGCGCCCTGTGCATGCTGGTGCTAATTTTTCTGTTTGCCACCGGGCGCATAGAGCTATGGCACGTCTACACCATGATGTTTGTTCGCAGCAGTATGCAGGCGTTTCAGGGGCCAGCGTCTGCGGCCAGCAGTTCTATGCTGGTACCAGGCGACTTTTTGCCGCGTGCAGCGGGCCTCAACCAGTCGCTGATGGGCATCATGACGGTGGCCGCCGCGCCGCTGGGCGCACTCGCCATCAGTGTCATGCCGCTTCAGGGCGCACTGCTCATCGATGTATTTACCGCCCTTCTAGGGATCGTGCCCCTGCTGATCTACAAGATTCCGCAGATTCGCACCCCCAAAGATCAGCGGTTGGGCGTCTGGAAGGAATTCCGCGAGGGCGTGTCGCTCGTGTGGAATCATCCGGGCTTGCGTCGCCTGTACGCGCTGCTGGCAGTGGTAGTACTCGCGATTATGCCCACATTTACCCTCACGCCCCTGTTGGTCAAGGAATATTTTGGCGGCGGCGCAGGTCAGGTGGCCCTGATGGAGGGGCTGTCGGGCATCGGTATGATCGTGGGTGGACTCTTGGTGGCGGCCCTGAATCCCAAGCGCCGGATTGCCACCGTGCTGATCGCGTTTGCGCTGTCGTGCCTTACGGTGGCGTTTACGGCCCTCGCCCCCGCCGACGCCTTTTGGCTGGCGATCGTGTGGTGGGTCATCAGCGGCGCGACCTTCGTGTACGGCAACGCCCCCATGACCGCCGCCCTGCAAACCATTATTCCCAACCAATTGCAGGGCCGCGCCCTCTCGCTGCTGTCTACGGTCATGGGCCTCGCCGCGCCCGTGGGCCTCGCGCTGGTGGGGCCGCTGGGATCGGCCATCGGCGTGCGCTGGGTCTTCGTGGTGGCGGGCGTGTTGGCCACACTCGCCAGCCTCGCCGGATTCCTCTCGCCCGCACTGATGCGGCTGGAAAGTACGCCGCTGGACGGGGGAAAGGGGGCGGGGACTGGGGATATGGTGAGCGGGGACGACTGA
- a CDS encoding 3'(2'),5'-bisphosphate nucleotidase CysQ — protein sequence MLPTPPTELQQELDTAVKLAREAGALLLSHLARGITVEHKTSAEDTVTAADREASALIVAGLKAAFPGDGLLSEEETDTPENQRERLGRERVWIVDPIDGTNDFIRGSSDFSVSIGLAVGGEPMLGVVFAPASGELFAGVAGTGGTGTGVTKNGERMGVGTRSGGTNDPFVVAISGTEYKRELHLHNLPGMKPSGSIALKLARIAAGEADATFTMSPRSEWDIAAGHALLRASGGELLRRDGLPIRYNQPSPHIEQGIVGGQPDALVWLTAELAARALPTAHLGLEESALAWASLPRADQAALAGHGGVNVRHAGGQTLALLVVNPATRTVERAEGDAFHLSRLTRDVVRALGPLVPGPLNEQLQGPHGG from the coding sequence ATGCTCCCCACCCCACCCACTGAACTCCAACAAGAATTAGACACCGCCGTCAAGCTGGCGCGGGAGGCCGGGGCGCTGCTGCTCTCGCATCTGGCACGCGGCATTACCGTAGAACACAAAACCTCGGCAGAAGACACGGTAACGGCGGCAGACCGCGAGGCCTCGGCCCTGATCGTGGCGGGCCTGAAAGCAGCTTTTCCGGGTGACGGCCTGCTGAGCGAAGAAGAAACCGACACTCCAGAAAACCAAAGGGAGCGACTGGGGCGAGAGCGGGTGTGGATCGTTGATCCGATAGACGGCACCAACGATTTCATCAGGGGCAGCAGCGACTTCAGCGTCAGCATCGGCCTCGCGGTGGGCGGCGAGCCTATGCTGGGCGTGGTGTTCGCGCCTGCAAGCGGTGAACTGTTTGCGGGTGTGGCAGGCACGGGAGGAACAGGCACGGGCGTGACCAAAAACGGCGAGCGCATGGGCGTCGGCACCCGCAGCGGCGGCACAAATGACCCATTCGTCGTGGCGATTTCGGGCACGGAATACAAGCGCGAACTGCATCTGCACAATCTTCCCGGCATGAAACCCAGCGGCAGCATCGCGCTGAAGCTGGCCCGGATCGCGGCGGGCGAGGCAGACGCCACCTTCACCATGTCGCCGCGCAGTGAGTGGGACATCGCGGCGGGCCACGCGCTCTTGCGGGCATCGGGCGGGGAACTCCTGCGGCGCGACGGCCTCCCGATTCGCTACAACCAACCCAGCCCGCACATAGAGCAGGGCATAGTCGGTGGACAGCCTGACGCGCTTGTGTGGCTGACGGCAGAACTGGCCGCCCGCGCCCTGCCCACCGCGCATCTGGGGCTGGAAGAATCGGCGCTGGCGTGGGCCTCGCTGCCCCGTGCGGATCAGGCGGCGTTGGCGGGACATGGGGGCGTGAATGTGCGACATGCGGGCGGGCAAACGCTGGCCCTGTTGGTAGTCAATCCGGCCACGCGCACGGTAGAACGGGCCGAGGGCGACGCCTTTCACCTGTCACGCCTGACGCGTGACGTGGTGCGGGCGCTGGGGCCATTGGTGCCGGGGCCGCTAAATGAGCAACTGCAGGGGCCACACGGGGGCTAG
- a CDS encoding GNAT family N-acetyltransferase, producing the protein MPEQDRPEQGPQHASRRVTLRPLLDFGAGEWRTLHSFFRDRELADWNDAKPIKMPEWLFRRVMQDEEKTGERAGFGVLDEHGTLIGSAELYDLRPHPPSIPTVATLGVMIGVQALWGQGYGREAVAALLRWAFEERSIPLSRVRLTTFGHNRRAQRAFLACGFREIGRSERPERTDVHMEITRPEWLNLPDNLPLPE; encoded by the coding sequence ATGCCAGAGCAAGACCGACCAGAGCAAGGGCCGCAGCACGCCAGTAGGCGCGTGACGCTGCGGCCCCTGCTGGACTTTGGCGCGGGCGAGTGGCGCACCCTGCACAGCTTTTTTCGTGACCGGGAGTTGGCCGACTGGAACGATGCCAAACCCATCAAAATGCCCGAATGGCTGTTCCGTCGCGTGATGCAGGACGAAGAAAAAACTGGGGAACGCGCAGGCTTCGGCGTGCTGGATGAACATGGCACCCTGATCGGCAGCGCGGAACTGTACGACCTGCGTCCGCACCCGCCCAGCATTCCCACCGTCGCCACGTTGGGCGTCATGATCGGCGTGCAAGCACTTTGGGGGCAAGGGTACGGGCGTGAGGCGGTGGCGGCCCTCCTGCGCTGGGCTTTCGAGGAACGCAGCATTCCGCTTTCGCGGGTGCGCCTGACCACTTTCGGGCACAATCGCCGCGCCCAGCGTGCTTTTTTGGCGTGCGGTTTCCGCGAAATAGGGCGCAGCGAACGCCCAGAGCGCACCGACGTTCATATGGAAATTACCCGCCCAGAGTGGTTGAATTTGCCCGACAATCTGCCACTGCCCGAATGA
- a CDS encoding D-isomer specific 2-hydroxyacid dehydrogenase family protein, which translates to MRVLLPDLPAFRTLTLPDEHGLPGVDLDFYSTAHVPDGPADGVVLWMTGPHTRARLLATPGLAWALTLTAGIEHVQSHLPEGVQLYNANRLHDRAVAVHAVAGMLGAARGFHRFRDAQARRDWASPALPDDSGLTTLDGLKVAIWGHGHIGRILEGMLEPFGAQVTGIRSSTPPEERDATLAGADWVVLLLPSTPDTRGIVNADLLARLKPGAWINNLGRGNLIVSGDLLAALQSGQLGGAVLDVTDPEPLPKDHPLWGQPNLILTPHIASTTEDLVPRGARLTRDFVLDMLNGREPEGKVTAGRRY; encoded by the coding sequence ATGCGCGTTCTCTTGCCCGATCTGCCCGCTTTCCGTACCCTCACCCTGCCCGATGAACACGGCTTACCGGGCGTAGACCTCGACTTTTATTCCACCGCACACGTGCCGGACGGCCCCGCTGACGGCGTGGTGCTGTGGATGACTGGCCCGCACACCCGCGCCCGCTTGCTGGCGACGCCGGGGCTGGCATGGGCGCTGACCCTCACGGCGGGCATAGAGCATGTGCAGTCGCACTTGCCGGAAGGCGTGCAGCTGTACAACGCCAACCGCCTGCATGACCGGGCTGTGGCGGTGCATGCGGTGGCTGGAATGCTGGGTGCCGCACGCGGTTTCCACCGATTCCGAGACGCTCAGGCCCGCCGCGACTGGGCCTCGCCCGCCTTGCCCGACGATTCTGGCCTGACCACGTTGGACGGCCTGAAGGTGGCCATCTGGGGTCACGGCCACATCGGGCGAATTTTGGAGGGGATGCTGGAACCGTTTGGCGCACAGGTCACGGGAATTCGCAGCAGCACGCCGCCCGAAGAAAGGGACGCAACTTTAGCCGGGGCCGACTGGGTAGTCCTCCTGCTGCCCAGCACGCCTGACACGCGCGGCATTGTGAACGCCGACTTACTGGCCCGCCTGAAACCGGGGGCATGGATCAACAATCTGGGACGCGGCAACCTGATCGTTTCGGGTGATCTGCTGGCGGCCCTACAGTCCGGGCAGTTGGGCGGCGCGGTGCTGGACGTGACCGACCCCGAACCGCTGCCCAAAGACCACCCGCTGTGGGGGCAGCCCAACCTGATTCTGACGCCGCACATTGCCAGTACCACCGAAGACCTCGTGCCGCGCGGCGCTCGCCTCACCCGCGATTTTGTGCTGGACATGCTGAACGGGCGCGAGCCGGAAGGCAAGGTCACGGCGGGACGGCGGTATTAG
- the mnmA gene encoding tRNA 2-thiouridine(34) synthase MnmA yields MSGGVDSSVTAALLKDAGYSVVGAMMRFWPDDKRVDTFDTCCSPDAAYEARRVAEQVGVPFYLLDYREQFQRHIVGPFLEEYAKGRTPNPCVNCNTKVKFDELVKKAKMLGCRYVATGHYVKRVELEGGEVQFHRGDDPRKDQTYFLWGTPRDALPYILFPVGELEKPRVREIAEERGLLTARKPESQNICFVPGKVQDFVAEHLPQASGFIREISSGEVVGDHMGTQFYTLGQKKGMGLYQSHRVRHIVHLDPATNTVWVGDYEDCLWTDLKAETPNYLLDLADLPTELDVQVRYRTKPVRATVIRADETGFELRFAEPQFAVAPGQSAVLYDGSRLLGGGLIADHTRALPSLPA; encoded by the coding sequence ATGTCGGGCGGCGTGGACAGCAGCGTCACGGCGGCCCTGCTCAAAGACGCCGGATATTCGGTGGTGGGCGCGATGATGCGCTTCTGGCCCGACGACAAGCGCGTAGACACTTTCGATACCTGTTGCTCGCCCGACGCGGCCTACGAGGCGCGGCGGGTGGCTGAGCAGGTGGGCGTGCCTTTTTATCTGCTGGACTACCGCGAACAGTTTCAGCGGCACATCGTCGGCCCCTTTTTGGAAGAGTACGCCAAGGGCCGCACGCCCAATCCCTGCGTGAACTGCAACACCAAAGTCAAATTTGACGAACTGGTGAAAAAGGCCAAGATGCTGGGCTGCCGTTACGTGGCGACGGGGCATTACGTGAAACGCGTGGAGCTTGAAGGCGGCGAGGTGCAGTTTCACCGGGGCGACGATCCCCGCAAAGACCAGACCTATTTCCTGTGGGGAACGCCCCGCGACGCCTTGCCGTACATTTTGTTTCCGGTAGGTGAACTGGAAAAACCCCGTGTGCGCGAGATTGCCGAAGAACGCGGCCTGCTGACCGCCCGCAAGCCCGAAAGCCAGAACATCTGCTTTGTACCGGGCAAAGTGCAGGACTTTGTGGCCGAACATTTGCCGCAGGCCAGCGGATTTATCCGCGAAATCAGCAGCGGTGAAGTGGTGGGCGACCACATGGGCACGCAGTTTTACACCCTGGGTCAGAAGAAGGGCATGGGCCTATACCAGTCTCACCGGGTACGCCACATCGTTCACCTTGACCCGGCCACCAATACCGTCTGGGTGGGCGATTACGAGGATTGCCTGTGGACTGACCTGAAGGCCGAAACGCCCAATTACCTGCTGGACTTGGCCGACCTGCCCACCGAACTGGATGTACAGGTACGCTACCGCACCAAGCCAGTGCGGGCCACCGTCATCCGGGCCGATGAAACGGGCTTCGAGTTGCGCTTTGCCGAACCGCAATTTGCGGTCGCGCCCGGCCAAAGCGCCGTGCTGTACGACGGTTCTCGTCTGCTGGGTGGCGGTCTGATTGCCGATCATACGCGGGCGTTGCCTAGTTTGCCTGCTTAA
- a CDS encoding HD-GYP domain-containing protein, translating into MPRDVLPQEPALAHATHLIDLAGELSERHPESSFQLAQLAYVEARRTSDEAAQWAALAQQIPLAVLLSKNRWLAEQAAEIVRLGQVFAPLQALRRIHGILGIAFLRLGLLTQSAEQHRQACVLAQQLGAAELAYALYNSSIRFNEFHRPKRGLELGQEILALDLSGLPLDVQQKVRAYGHLSCAASSAHLAEYALLRGQAAEVRQFAQQGLEALTRLLDLPNITDNKAFQQRSFHVHLRLLELAEPVLEADQLESAQVEQGRKERDPSRESLLSRARADWRAWTEAQQLNSNPSTEQRWLCALGRGAGLRGESTGVHQYFGQALMLAETIPFDDTLWMRLHSQYSRAAQQVGDVQTALIQLELFTRLLCARLQHGAGKALEEMTARFQVAQAQQTSKSARLEAETLTRLVQQREEALQGEQLHTLERLATVAEYRDQDSRAHIQWVGDAAACVAQELGEPPGFVQALQVAARLHDIGKIALPDALLLKPGRLTPAEFKLVQTHTFIGAEILEGPQHPFLPLAAAAARTHHERWDGGGYPAGQRAEAIPLAGRIVSVVDVYDALRAVRPYKQAWTEDAALKYLKDGSGTQFDPQIVDAFLAAHAAGRLPPRQSAGSPVQPSISVQHSA; encoded by the coding sequence ATGCCTAGAGATGTGCTGCCGCAGGAACCCGCTTTGGCCCACGCCACTCACCTGATTGATTTGGCCGGAGAGTTGAGCGAGCGCCATCCTGAGTCCTCATTTCAGTTGGCGCAGTTGGCGTATGTAGAGGCGCGGCGCACGTCTGACGAGGCGGCGCAGTGGGCGGCCCTGGCCCAGCAAATTCCGTTGGCGGTGCTGCTGAGCAAGAACAGGTGGCTGGCCGAGCAGGCCGCAGAAATCGTGCGCTTGGGCCAGGTGTTTGCGCCTCTGCAGGCCTTGCGCCGGATTCACGGCATTCTGGGCATTGCCTTCCTGCGCCTGGGGCTGCTGACGCAATCTGCCGAGCAACACCGTCAGGCGTGTGTGCTGGCCCAACAACTCGGGGCCGCTGAACTGGCCTACGCGCTGTACAATTCCAGCATAAGGTTCAACGAGTTTCACCGTCCAAAACGAGGTTTAGAGTTAGGGCAGGAGATTCTGGCGCTCGACCTGTCGGGCCTACCGCTGGACGTGCAGCAAAAAGTCCGGGCTTACGGCCACCTGAGTTGCGCGGCCAGCTCGGCGCACCTGGCCGAGTACGCCCTGCTGCGGGGGCAAGCGGCAGAGGTTCGCCAGTTTGCCCAGCAGGGGCTGGAGGCGTTGACCCGACTGCTGGATTTGCCCAATATCACCGACAATAAAGCCTTTCAGCAGCGCAGTTTTCATGTGCATCTGCGACTGCTGGAATTGGCCGAGCCAGTGCTGGAGGCCGATCAACTGGAGTCTGCTCAAGTAGAACAAGGTCGGAAAGAACGTGACCCCAGCCGGGAGTCGTTGCTCAGTCGGGCGCGGGCAGACTGGCGGGCATGGACGGAAGCGCAGCAACTGAACTCCAATCCCAGTACCGAGCAGCGTTGGCTGTGTGCTTTGGGGCGCGGGGCAGGCCTACGGGGCGAAAGCACAGGCGTTCATCAGTATTTTGGTCAGGCCCTAATGCTGGCCGAAACCATCCCCTTCGACGATACGCTCTGGATGCGCCTGCACAGCCAATATAGCCGAGCCGCGCAGCAGGTCGGAGACGTGCAGACCGCGCTGATTCAGTTGGAGCTTTTTACTCGGCTGCTGTGTGCCCGCTTGCAACACGGGGCGGGCAAGGCGCTGGAAGAAATGACGGCCCGGTTTCAGGTGGCGCAGGCCCAGCAGACCAGCAAAAGCGCTCGCCTGGAGGCCGAAACCCTGACCCGATTGGTGCAGCAGCGTGAAGAAGCGTTGCAGGGCGAGCAGCTACACACGCTGGAGCGGCTGGCGACGGTGGCCGAATACCGCGATCAGGATTCGCGGGCGCACATCCAGTGGGTCGGCGACGCGGCGGCCTGCGTGGCACAGGAATTGGGAGAGCCGCCAGGCTTCGTGCAGGCGTTGCAAGTCGCCGCCCGTCTGCACGACATCGGCAAAATCGCTTTGCCAGACGCCCTATTGCTCAAACCCGGACGCCTGACACCCGCCGAATTCAAACTGGTTCAGACCCATACTTTTATCGGTGCGGAAATTTTGGAAGGCCCACAGCATCCGTTTCTGCCGTTGGCCGCGGCGGCCGCCCGCACTCACCACGAGCGTTGGGACGGCGGTGGATACCCTGCGGGTCAGCGTGCCGAAGCGATCCCGCTGGCGGGCCGAATCGTAAGCGTGGTGGACGTGTACGACGCATTGCGGGCGGTGCGGCCCTACAAACAGGCCTGGACAGAGGACGCGGCCCTGAAGTACCTGAAAGACGGCTCCGGCACCCAGTTTGATCCCCAGATCGTTGACGCTTTTTTGGCTGCTCACGCCGCTGGACGTTTGCCTCCAAGACAAAGTGCAGGTAGCCCTGTTCAACCCAGTATTTCTGTTCAGCACAGCGCTTAG
- the lysA gene encoding diaminopimelate decarboxylase — protein sequence MPIPSDHLHRAADQYGTPLYLYAAAELDAALLRVRSAFGAARVYYAMKANPNLTLLRRLHAAGVGFECVSAGEIARAERVGASGESLLVNGPAKSDAEYAAGARLGATFIVDRAEEVDLLPPHSRALVRVNPALEISTHDHLATGAAGSKFGVTLAQAPVVLQALRNADHTALGLHVHIGSAIRNAQDFTAAFARLADLRSETGPLTVLDAGGGWGLNADLPGIAREAQAVADVFGAQLWVEPGRYLVAQAGTLLTRVVGTKQTGRNFVLVDAGMTELLRPMLYGAVHPVSALWEGEDSGTWDIAGPACESGDLLARDVTMPSPKRGDLLAIREAGAYGAGMSSNYLTRSRPAEVLWEGGELKLMRRRETPEDVWAAEVE from the coding sequence CTGCCCATCCCATCCGATCATCTGCACCGCGCCGCCGACCAGTACGGTACGCCGCTATACCTGTACGCCGCCGCCGAACTGGACGCCGCCCTCCTGCGGGTGCGTTCGGCGTTTGGCGCGGCACGGGTGTATTACGCCATGAAAGCCAACCCCAACCTGACCCTCCTGCGGCGCTTGCATGCCGCGGGCGTGGGCTTTGAGTGCGTCAGCGCGGGCGAGATTGCGCGGGCCGAACGGGTGGGGGCGAGCGGCGAGAGCCTGCTGGTCAACGGCCCCGCCAAAAGTGACGCTGAATATGCGGCGGGCGCAAGGCTGGGAGCCACGTTCATTGTCGACCGGGCCGAAGAAGTGGATTTGCTGCCACCCCACTCGCGGGCACTGGTACGGGTGAATCCCGCGCTGGAAATCAGCACGCACGATCACCTCGCGACAGGTGCGGCGGGGAGCAAATTCGGCGTGACGCTGGCGCAAGCTCCGGTAGTGCTGCAAGCCTTGCGGAACGCGGACCACACGGCGTTGGGGCTGCATGTTCACATCGGCAGCGCCATTCGCAATGCGCAGGACTTCACGGCAGCCTTTGCGCGGCTGGCCGACCTGAGATCCGAAACTGGCCCACTGACCGTGCTGGATGCAGGCGGTGGCTGGGGCCTGAACGCCGACCTGCCCGGCATTGCGCGGGAAGCGCAGGCGGTGGCCGACGTGTTTGGAGCACAACTGTGGGTGGAACCGGGCCGTTACCTGGTGGCCCAGGCCGGAACGTTGCTGACGCGGGTGGTGGGAACCAAGCAAACCGGGCGAAACTTCGTGCTGGTAGACGCGGGCATGACTGAACTGCTGCGGCCCATGCTGTACGGCGCGGTGCATCCGGTGTCGGCGCTGTGGGAAGGAGAAGACAGTGGCACTTGGGACATTGCTGGGCCAGCCTGCGAAAGTGGCGACCTGCTGGCGCGGGACGTAACCATGCCCTCCCCCAAACGCGGCGACCTGCTGGCCATTCGTGAGGCCGGAGCGTATGGCGCAGGCATGAGCAGCAATTACCTGACCCGTTCCCGCCCCGCAGAAGTGCTGTGGGAAGGCGGCGAGCTAAAGCTGATGCGTCGGCGCGAAACGCCGGAAGACGTGTGGGCAGCGGAAGTGGAGTAG